The Candidatus Beckwithbacteria bacterium DNA window TGGCCCTCATTTTAGGAGTGTGGGTAGTCAAGTTTGAAAACGGGCATAAAATCAGGACAATTGGTGATGGGTTGTGGTGGGCGTTAACGGCCGTGACCGGCGGGGCGTACGGCGAGTTAGTGCCGATGACTTTAATGGGCCGGTTGATCGGGGCAGTGTTAATGACAGTAGGATTGGTGCTGTTTTCTTTAATTGTGGCAATTTTTGCCTCGAAAATAATGCGTTATGAAGAGAAGTATTGGACAAAGCGGATAAGACTAGAAATGGACTCAATTAACAACAAACTTTATCGGCTGGAACAAAAACTGGACTATTTGATTAAAGAAAAGAAATAAAAAGTGGTAGTATAATAGGAATTGACCTGCCGAAATTTAGCGGCGGGTTTTTTTATATGGGGAGAAGTTTTGACACAGCGGGTGTTACAGGCAGTGAATATATTTACGGGGTTACGGCCGGAGATGTCTTGCGGCAATGGCAGACTCACACCGAAGCCAGCAAGGAGCAGGATCCGATAGTATTGCCCTTGCCCAGACATACTTTTATTGATGGATCGAGCATCGGCGATTTAACCCAATGGAAAGAAAGCGGGTTGTTTGAAGAGGTAAATGGCAGAGGGGTAGTTTTAATTGCTAGTTTAAAAAATGCTAATGCCGCGTTAGACACAATCGGGGCGGCAAGATGGTTAAAGGCTTTTGGGGCGGAAGAAATTATGTTGATGGCCACCAGACTGTATGGTTTAAGGCAGGATAATGTGTTTTCCAACTTGGAAACAGGTGAGACAAGGGTGGAAACGATGACGGCGTTTGACTCAATTAGTCAAATCGCCGATGCGACTGGCTTAGATGGCAGGAGATTAATTAATCGTTTGGTAATCGGTGAAGCCCATTCCCACATAGCTTTTCAAATGGCTTCGGTAAAAAATTTACCCACATTAGGATTAACGGCGTTTCAGTTTATTGCCGATAAAATTGGACTAGCTCAAAGGGTTAAGTCGAACTGGA harbors:
- a CDS encoding potassium channel family protein — translated: MSNVIEKIEHDKKLRRYLMALVLLALILGVWVVKFENGHKIRTIGDGLWWALTAVTGGAYGELVPMTLMGRLIGAVLMTVGLVLFSLIVAIFASKIMRYEEKYWTKRIRLEMDSINNKLYRLEQKLDYLIKEKK